The Danio rerio strain Tuebingen ecotype United States chromosome 1, GRCz12tu, whole genome shotgun sequence genome includes a region encoding these proteins:
- the atp1a1a.1 gene encoding sodium/potassium-transporting ATPase subunit alpha-1a.1 gives MGRGEGREQYELAATSEQGGKKSKSKGKKEKDKDMDELKKEVDLDDHKLSLDELTRKYNTDLTRGLSGTRAKEILARDGPNALTPPPTTPEWVKFCKQLFGGFSTLLWIGAILCFLAYGILAASEEEPANDNLYLGIVLSAVVMITGCFSYYQEAKSSKIMDSFKNLVPQQALVIRDGEKKNINAEEVAVGDLVEVKGGDRIPADLRIISAHGCKVDNSSLTGESEPQTRTPDFSNDNPLETRNIAFFSTNCVEGTARGIVINTGDRTVMGRIATLASGLEVGRTPISIEIEHFIHIITGVAVFLGVSFFILSLILGYSWLEAVIFLIGIIVANVPEGLLATVTVCLTLTAKRMAKKNCLVKNLEAVETLGSTSTICSDKTGTLTQNRMTVAHMWFDNQIHEADTTENQSGTSFDRSSATWAALARVAGLCNRAVFLAEQENIPILKRDVAGDASESALLKCIELCCGSVKEMREKYNKISEIPFNSTNKYQLSIHQNPNSNNTESKHLLVMKGAPERILDRCSSILIQGKEQPLDDEMKDAFQNAYLELGGLGERVLGFCHFNLPDEQFPEDFQFDTEEVNFPTENLCFIGLMSMIDPPRAAVPDAVGKCRSAGIKVIMVTGDHPITAKAIAKGVGIISEGNETVEDIAARLNIPINEVNPRDAKACVIHGGDLKDLSPEQLDDVLKHHTEIVFARTSPQQKLIIVEGCQRQGAIVAVTGDGVNDSPALKKADIGVAMGIAGSDVSKQAADMILLDDNFASIVTGVEEGRLIFDNLKKSIAYTLTSNIPEITPFLLFIIANIPLPLGTVTILCIDLGTDMVPAISLAYEAAESDIMKRQPRNPKTDKLVNERLISIAYGQIGMIQALAGFFTYFVILAENGFLPSSLLGIRVFWDDKYVNDLEDSYGQQWTYEQRKIVEFTCHTAFFTSIVIVQWADLIICKTRRNSVFQQGMKNKILIFGLFEETALAAFLSYCPGMDVALRMYPLKPNWWFCAFPYSLLIFIYDEIRKLIIRRSPGGWVERETYY, from the exons ATGGGACGAGGA GAAGGCCGAGAACAATATGAGCTGGCAGCCACCTCAGAGCAGGGGGGCAAGAAGTCAAAGTCCAAGGGCAAGAAAGAGAAGGATAAAGACATGGATGAACTCAAAAAAGAAGTGGACTTG GACGATCACAAACTGTCCCTGGATGAGCTCACCAGGAAATATAACACTGATTTGACAAGG GGATTGTCAGGCACTCGTGCTAAGGAGATCTTGGCACGTGATGGACCCAACGCTTTGACTCCACCTCCCACAACCCCAGAATGGGTCAAGTTCTGCAAGCAGCTCTTTGGAGGATTCTCAACTCTCCTGTGGATTGGAGCCATCCTTTGTTTTCTTGCCTACGGCATCCTGGCGGCCTCTGAGGAGGAGCCTGCCAATGATAAT TTGTATCTGGGTATTGTGCTTTCTGCTGTCGTGATGATCACTGGATGCTTCTCGTACTATCAAGAAGCCAAGAGCTCCAAGATCATGGACTCTTTCAAGAATTTGGTTCCCCAG CAAGCCTTGGTTATCCGTGATGGTGAGAAGAAGAACATCAACGCTGAAGAAGTTGCTGTCGGAGATCTTGTGGAAGTCAAAGGTGGTGACAGAATTCCTGCTGATTTGCGTATCATTTCTGCTCATGGATGCAAG GTGGACAACTCCTCCCTCACTGGAGAATCTGAACCCCAGACTCGTACTCCTGACTTTTCCAATGATAACCCACTGGAGACCAGGAACATTGCGTTCTTCTCTACCAACTGTGTTGAAG GTACTGCCAGAGGAATTGTCATCAACACTGGTGACCGCACAGTCATGGGTCGCATCGCCACTCTCGCTTCTGGCCTTGAAGTTGGTCGCACCCCCATCTCTATTGAGATCGAGCACTTCATCCACATCATCACTGGTGTAGCTGTCTTCCTGGGTGTGTCCTTCTTCATCCTCTCCCTCATCCTTGGGTACAGTTGGTTGGAGGCTGTCATCTTCCTGATTGGTATCATTGTTGCGAATGTACCAGAGGGTCTCTTGGCTACTGTAACT gtgtgtttgactctCACCGCCAAACGAATGGCAAAGAAGAACTGCCTGGTGAAGAATCTTGAAGCTGTGGAGACTCTTGGCTCGACCTCCACCATCTGCTCTGACAAGACTGGAACTTTGACCCAGAACCGGATGACCGTCGCTCACATGTGGTTCGACAACCAGATTCATGAAGCAGACACCACAGAGAACCAGAGTGGAACGTCTTTTGACAGGAGCTCTGCTACTTGGGCCGCCCTCGCTCGTGTTGCTGGCCTCTGCAACCGCGCCGTCTTCCTTGCTGAGCAAGAAAACATCCCAATTCTTAAG AGAGACGTGGCTGGTGACGCTTCTGAATCCGCCCTGCTGAAGTGTATCGAGCTCTGCTGTGGATCGGTGAAAGAAATGAGAGAAAAATATAACAAGATTTCAGAGATCCCATTCAACTCCACCAACAAATACCAG CTCTCCATCCACCAGAACCCCAACAGCAATAACACTGAAAGCAAACACCTGCTAGTAATGAAAGGCGCTCCTGAGAGGATCCTGGACCGGTGCTCCTCTATTTTAATCCAAGGAAAAGAGCAGCCTTTGGATGATGAGATGAAGGATGCTTTCCAGAATGCCTACCTGGAACTTGGTGGTCTTGGAGAGAGAGTACTGG GATTCTGCCACTTCAATCTTCccgatgaacagtttcctgaggACTTCCAGTTCGATACTGAAGAAGTGAACTTCCCCACTGAGAACCTGTGCTTTATTGGCCTCATGTCCATGATTGATCCTCCTCGTGCCGCTGTACCAGATGCTGTGGGCAAATGCAGGAGCGCTGGAATCAAG GTTATCATGGTTACCGGTGACCATCCAATCACAGCCAAGGCCATTGCCAAGGGGGTGGGTATCATCTCAGAGGGCAATGAAACTGTTGAAGACATCGCTGCTCGCTTGAACATCCCTATTAATGAGGTCAACCCAAG GGATGCCAAAGCTTGCGTGATCCACGGTGGAGACCTGAAGGATCTGAGCCCTGAGCAATTAGACGATGTCTTGAAACACCACACTGAAATAGTGTTTGCCAGAACGTCTCCTCAACAGAAGCTGATTATCGTTGAAGGCTGCCAGAGACAG GGTGCCATTGTAGCCGTAACCGGTGATGGTGTCAATGATTCTCCAGCTCTGAAGAAGGCTGACATTGGTGTGGCTATGGGTATTGCTGGATCTGACGTATCCAAACAGGCTGCTGACATGATCCTTCTGGACGACAACTTTGCCTCAATTGTCACTGGAGTAGAAGAAG GTCGTCTGATCTTCGACAACTTAAAGAAGTCCATTGCCTACACACTGACCAGTAACATCCCCGAGATCACCCCTTTCCTTCTGTTCATCATTGCTAATATTCCTCTACCTTTGGGCACCGTCACCATTCTCTGTATTGATCTGGGTACCGACATG GTTCCTGCCATCTCATTGGCCTATGAAGCTGCCGAGAGTGACATCATGAAGCGTCAACCCAGAAACCCCAAAACAGACAAACTTGTGAATGAGAGGCTCATTAGCATAGCCTACGGTCAGATCG GTATGATTCAAGCTCTGGCTGGGTTCTTCACATATTTTGTCATCTTGGCTGAAAATGGCTTCCTACCATCATCACTGCTGGGCATTCGAGTGTTTTGGGATGACAAATACGTCAACGATCTGGAGGACAGTTATGGCCAGCAATGG ACGTACGAGCAGAGGAAGATTGTGGAGTTCACATGCCACACTGCCTTCTTCACCAGTATAGTGATTGTACAGTGGGCAGATTTGATCATCTGCAAGACCAGAAGAAACTCTGTCTTCCAGCAGGGAATGAA AAATAAGATTCTAATCTTTGGATTGTTCGAAGAAACCGCTCTTGCAGCTTTCCTGTCCTACTGCCCGGGCATGGACGTAGCCCTCAGAATGTACCCACTTAA ACCAAATTGGTGGTTCTGCGCCTTCCCCTACTCACTGCTCATCTTTATCTATGATGAAATCAGAAAACTTATCATCCGACGCAGCCCAGGAG GTTGGGTGGAGAGGGAGACCTACTATTAA